Proteins encoded by one window of Cloeon dipterum chromosome 4, ieCloDipt1.1, whole genome shotgun sequence:
- the LOC135944655 gene encoding uncharacterized protein LOC135944655: protein MEQLFQSGATLNAGWRAAWMAFQTFIFIVDMVSDLAVAIQLFKRAVWAGAVCLSLILLPIIAYGVHETVKLVSSKEKTTWQSVVGRILDVLFCPMFAFIRYLEKLFWLVEQSISRRQEQKELAEQRANQPRRIEWYMGWRALFQAAPQSLLQMMQLILIADVNLRALQVVCGFTSIISVTIFASKFTRFESQDSNIAPWQHQKLISNKHSKCQRKPIYKAQSEEEQKTLRGDQPDSTKLAPLTIGLERNKDSGIEPDMPETPSPPPLPPRASTLSAPSRPPSRVIHTNDMDSILSEDDFKKMPFLRFSYVERSERLTLQADVSNRRSSYHYLQAIESDSSKRTSSVSQPHLSPPEFHAPAPPDFPAPAPPDKLSTVARSTVQLPTRKKGRKYLESDSTVGLCILHVHWFLFSISRVIAIGGLLTVVAEQLFAALMAAGLTVAHIVVMSVVLTVNSDRSTTKIWRSVVLAIASFYCLLEYGVKFEKISRIMLIYWPICFVENFAAGFIVYRPDLTMEMESWWFTYLFYTMIVTYGLAVACLAFYKVVLSPKRYVIYYE from the exons ATGGAACAGTTATTTCAAAgtg gagcAACGTTAAATGCTGGCTGGCGTGCAGCATGGATGGCTTTCCAGACGTTCATATTCATAGTGGACATGGTGTCGGACCTGGCTGTTGCCATCCAGCTCTTTAAAAGAGCAGTGTGGGCCGGTGCCGTGTGCCTCAGCCTAATCTTACTGCCCATCATAGCTTATGGCGTTCATGAAACTGTGAAATTGGTCTCATCCAAGGAGAAAACAACGTGGCAAAGTGTCGTGGGAAGAATTCTGGACGTGCTGTTTTGTCCGATGTTTGCTTTCATAAG gtATTTGGAGAAGCTATTTTGGCTTGTCGAGCAAAGCATCTCAAGGAGACAGGAACAGAAAGAGCTGGCAGAGCAAAGGGCAAACCAACCTCGCCGTATTGAGTGGTACATGGGGTGGCGGGCGCTCTTTCAGGCGGCCCCGCAGTCCCTGCTGCAAATGATGCAGCTGATTCTCATTGCAGACGTCAATCTAC GAGCTCTACAAGTGGTTTGCGGTTTCACATCAATCATCTCAGTTACCATATTCGCCAGCAAATTCACGCGGTTTGAATCGCAAGATTCAAACATCGCTCCATGGCAGCACCAGAAACTGATCTCGAACAAGCACTCAAAATGCCAAAGGAAGCCGATTTATAAGGCTCAAAGTGAGGAAGAACAAAAAACACTTCGGGGTGACCAGCCCGACTCGACGAAACTCGCCCCCTTGACCATCGGCCTGGAGAGAAACAAAGACAGCGGTATCGAGCCCGACATGCCTGAAACACCGTCACCACCCCCGCTGCCCCCGAGGGCGTCCACCCTCAGCGCACCCAGCAGACCGCCATCCAGGGTGATTCACACCAACGACATGGACTCGATTTTGAGCGAGGATGATTTCAAGAAGATGCCCTTCCTGCGATTCTCCTACGTGGAGAGAAGCGAAAGGTTGACTCTGCAGGCGGACGTGTCCAACAGGAGGTCGTCCTACCATTACTTGCAAGCGATCGAAAGCGACAGCAGCAAGCGGACCTCAAGTGTGTCGCAGCCGCACCTTTCGCCTCCCGAATTTCATGCGCCCGCGCCTCCTGATTTTCCAGCCCCCGCACCGCCTGATAAATTAAGCACAGTTGCTAg GTCTACAGTGCAACTTCCTACACGAAAGAAAggcagaaaatatttggagAGTGATTCAACGGTCGGCCTTTGCATTCTCCATGTGCATTGGTTCCTCTTTTCCATCTCCCGCGTGATCGCCATCGGAGGCCTTTTGACCGTGGTGGCGGAGCAGCTGTTTGCAGCTCTGATGGCCGCTGGCCTCACTGTGGCCCATATCGTCGTCATGAGTGTTGTGCTGACAGTCAACAGCGATAGGTCCACCACTAAAATTTGGCGCAGTGTCGTATTGGCAATTGCCTCGTTTTATTGCCTCCTTGAATACGGAgtgaaatttgagaaaatctcGAGAATCATGCTGATTTACTGGCCAATCTGCTTTGTGGAGAATTTCGCAGCTGGATTTATTGTTTATAGGCCAGATTTGACAATGGAAATGGAGAGTTGGTGGTTTACCTACTTGTTTTACACAATGATTGTGACTTATGGTCTCGCAGTGGCTTGTTTAGCCTTTTACAAAGTGGTTCTTTCGCCAAAAAGATATGTGATTTATTATGAgtga
- the LOC135941800 gene encoding putative fatty acyl-CoA reductase CG5065 produces the protein MDHREVSFVADFYKGKSIFLTGATGFLGKVLVEKMLRSCPDVDSIFCLVRPKRGQDPKSRFEEYTKDRVFDRVKQEQPQNLSKVHLISGDMMQEGLGISAEDRKLLAEKIDVVFHSAATVKFVEPLAIALEMNTFGARKVVELCNELHHLKSFVHVSTCYSNSPIKDIDEKVYEPPMDPDSLKELLEETPNFNLRSIIGKHPNTYTFTKAMAEHVVWTESGNFPLAIVRPSIITGALNEPFPGWVDNLAGITGLTTEIIRGTFRSCFCNESCKMDVVPVDIVANCLLVAAADISKTSGGRVVYNCSSGELNPLKWGRYFDYMLQAAKETPTKYMQFYPSCTYRTSKLVHLFMAFWLHYIPALLLDVYYKISGKRQIAMRIYNNARNAEKAGEYFSIREWNFKSDNLVALADEQSDADKQRFVMDCREIKWETYVKNYIKGIVMYVLKDDSFTHSATKKKLQRLYWVQIFFRSFVLMLAVAILL, from the exons ATGGACCACAGAGAAGT GAGCTTTGTGGCTGATTTTTATAAAGggaaatcgatatttttgacTGGTGCCACTGGCTTTTTGGGCAAAGTGCTCGTTGAAAAGATGCTGCGATCATGCCCCGATGTTGATTCGATTTTCTGCTTGGTTCGACCCAAAAGAGGACAGGACCCGAAAAGTAGATTTGAAGAGTACACTAAAGACCGc GTTTTTGATAGAGTTAAACAAGAGCAGCCGCAGAATTTGAGCAAAGTGCATCTCATTTCTGGAGATATGATGCAGGAGGGACTCGGAATCAGTGCGGAAGACAGAAAATTGCTTGCTGAAAAAATCGACGTTGTCTTCCATTCCGCGGCAACCGTAAAATTCGTCGAGCCACTCGCGATCGCCCTGGAAATGAATACTTTTGGAGCCAGAAAAGTTGTCGAGCTCTGCAACGAACTCCATCACCTGAAG tctTTTGTGCACGTGTCTACTTGCTACTCAAACTCTCCAATAAAAGATATTGATGAAAAGGTCTACGAGCCACCAATGGATCCAGACTCGTTGAAAGAGCTCCTGGAGGAAACCcccaatttcaatttgcgcaG CATAATAGGAAAACACCCCAACACATACACTTTTACCAAAGCCATGGCTGAACATGTTGTCTGGACCGAATCTGGAAATTTTCCGTTGGCAATTGTGCGACCTTCTATCA TTACTGGCGCTTTGAACGAGCCGTTTCCTGGCTGGGTAGACAACCTGGCGGGCATCACAGGTCTGACCACTGAAATAATCAGGGGCACCTTTCGTTCTTGCTTCTGCAATGAGAGCTGCAAAATGGACGTCGTCCCTGTCGACATTGTGGCCAACTGCCTCCTCGTGGCCGCAGCAGACATTTCCAA gACTAGCGGCGGGCGCGTGGTTTACAACTGCTCCAGTGGCGAATTGAACCCTCTGAAATGGGGCCGCTATTTTGATTACATGTTGCAGGCTGCTAAAGAGACCCCAACTAAATACATGCAATTTTATCCATCGTGCACATACCGCACAAGCAAACTAGTGCACCTTTTCATGGCATTCTGGTTGCATTACATCCCAGCCCTGCTCTTGGACGTCTACTACAAAATCAGCGGAAAACGCCAGAT TGCAATGCGAATCTACAATAATGCCAGAAACGCTGAAAAGGCTGGCGAGTATTTCTCCATTAGAGAGTGGAATTTCAAAAGCGACAACCTGGTGGCCCTGGCGGATGAGCAGAGCGACGCTGACAAACAGAG ATTTGTTATGGATTGCCGGGAGATCAAATGGGAGACGTATGTGAAAAACTATATCAAAGGCATCGTTATGTACGTGCTCAAGGACGACTCATTCACACACTCAGCGACAAAAAAGAAGCTGCAGAG ATTGTATTGGGTGCAGATTTTCTTCCGCAGTTTCGTCCTAATGCTGGCAGTCGCCATTCTTTTGTAA
- the LOC135944662 gene encoding brachyurin-like, which yields MKLVLLLCVFTCCILTSTWCSPTSRIIGGESVVRGDYPWVTLVEAFNGGQVISYCGGSLISSSFVLTAAQCIEGADKARIWLGAYNISNPLEFSRVRLNATSFYTHPDYNNAFYDNDIALIRLPRTVSSSPYISPATLPTQEIADLNLEGIYGTMLGWGFISQNYNKMHDVLMKSPNRVIAPSTCETRYGAGWMSPNKYCVETAGGRGPCFGDSGGALMAHNEDGSPVVFAIFSFLDTDSCIQGIPVGYTKVGAYLDWIKGIAGV from the exons ATGAAGTTGGTACTTCTCTTGTGCGTTTTTACATGCTGCATTCTAACCTCC accTGGTGCTCGCCAACCAGTCGCATCATCGGTGGCGAATCAGTGGTCAGGGGTGATTATCCCTGGGTTACCCTCGTGGAAGCGTTCAATGGAGGCCAGGTTATTTCATACTGTGGTGGCTCTCTCATTTCCAGCAGCTTTGTGTTGACTGCGGCGCAATGCATTGAAGG AGCCGACAAAGCGAGAATTTGGTTGGGTGCTTACAACATATCCAACCCTCTTGAGTTCAGCAGAGTTAGACTCAATGCGACCTCCTTCTACACCCACCCTGACTACAACAACGCATTCTATGATAACGATATTGCTTTGATCCGGCTGCCTAGAACTGTATCTTCCTcac CTTATATTAGCCCAGCCACTTTGCCAACCCAAGAAATAGCGGATCTTAATTTGGAAGGCATCTATGGCACAATGCTTGGATGGGGCTTCATCAGCCAAA attacaataaaatgcacGATGTCTTGATGAAATCACCGAACAGAGTGATTGCGCCGAGCACCTGTGAAACCAGGTATGGCGCAGGTTGGATGTCGCCCAACAAATATTGCGTGGAGACTGCCGGAGGCAGAGGACCTTGCTTT GGTGACTCGGGCGGCGCTCTGATGGCTCACAACGAGGATGGATCACCTGTTGTTTTTGCCATCTTTTCTTTCCTTGATACGGACTCCTGCATTCAAGGAATTCCAGTTGGATACACCAAAGTTGGTGCTTACTTGGACTGGATAAAAGGCATCGCAGGCGTTTAG
- the LOC135944657 gene encoding hydroxysteroid dehydrogenase-like protein 1 yields the protein MESWDTYSLIALLIIFCALFSFFSRWTKILYLHVLSPILVKPKDLVKLYGPWAVVTGGSNGIGKNLAKELARRGANIVLISNEKEKLSTVAEEIKTECGVETKVIFADFSHADEEYTHIFDAIKDLDVGILVNNVGTAGGLPGLFENMTRKQMWDLTMINVCAATSMTHFVLPKMKSKRCGLIVNIASTAGMFPTPFATLYGASKAFMMSFSDALRYECKGTGVEIQTIHPGFVDTNIIDSNAKSTPSIFFPTPEKFAKNLCSNIGVVSSTAGYMAHDIQCVFGEMLPRCVQIWLGAKYFEVKNFHANEQKEE from the exons ATGGAGTCGTGGGACACTTATTCGCTAATAGCACTGCTTATAATTTTCTGCGCATTATTCAGCTTTTTCAGCAGATGgaccaaaattttatatcttcaCGTTTTATCGCCGATACTCGTAAAACCAAAGGACCTCGTAAAGCTGTATGGACCTTGGGCAG tTGTTACTGGGGGCTCCAATGGAATCGGCAAAAATTTGGCTAAGGAACTCGCGCGAAGAGGAGCTAACATTGTTTTAATAAGcaatgaaaaagagaaattgagcaCAGTTGCGGAGGAAATta AGACCGAATGTGGTGTTGAAACAAAAGTCATATTTGCAGACTTCAGCCATGCAGACGAAGAGTACACACACATTTTCGACGCTATAAAAGATCTTGATGTTGGAATTTTAG TGAACAATGTAGGCACTGCGGGAGGCCTGCCAGGACTTTTTGAAAACATGACCCGTAAGCAAATGTGGGACCTTACGATGATCAATGTTTGTGCCGCCACTTCTATGACTCACTTCGTTTTGCCCAAGATGAAATCGAAACGTTGCGGTCTCATTGTCAACATCGCCTCCACCGCTGGAATGTTTCCCACGCCCTTTGCAACTCTTTACGGAGCCAGCaag GCTTTTATGATGAGCTTCTCTGACGCATTGAGGTATGAATGCAAAGGCACTGGGGTAGAAATCCAAACGATTCACCCGGGCTTTGTGGACACCAACATCATAGACAGTAACGCAAAAAGCACACCTAGTATTTTCTTCCCAACACCTGAAAAATTTGCGAAAAATCTTTGTTCCAACATCGGGGTTGTCAGCTCAACTGCAGGATACATGGCTCATGATATTCAG TGTGTCTTTGGTGAAATGCTGCCGAGATGCGTGCAGATTTGGcttggagcaaaatattttgaggtGAAGAATTTCCACGCCAACGAGCAGAAAGAAGAGTAG
- the LOC135944664 gene encoding brachyurin-like, whose amino-acid sequence MKHLSLAIIFVAALHSANSVHLGSRIVGGEESTPGAYPWQVFVEGVANGQAISGCGGTIISDRHVLTAAQCFDGAQIARMYFGSFNITASDEPNRVLMETSDFTTHPDFNSVYDNDIAVITLPRTLELNEFIAVANLPSGADIESDFIGTEGLLAGWGSPDGTNSLSPTLRFTRNTVIEKVDCEAHYGVDWMGPGKLCIETQDLNGPCYGDAGSGLIRESDKTIIGTFSFLDTRGCLDGFAVGFIRVGQFVDWINGIVGA is encoded by the exons ATGAAACACCTTTCtttagcaattatttttgttgcggCCCTTCACAGT GCGAACTCTGTCCATTTGGGCAGTCGCATTGTCGGCGGGGAAGAATCTACCCCCGGCGCTTACCCGTGGCAAGTATTCGTTGAGGGCGTTGCGAATGGCCAGGCTATCTCAGGATGCGGCGGAACCATAATTTCTGACAGACATGTTTTGACTGCAGCTCAGTGCTTTGACGG CGCTCAAATTGCCCGCATGTACTTTGGCTCGTTCAATATCACAGCTTCAGATGAACCAAATCGAGTGCTCATGGAAACCAGTGACTTCACGACTCACCCTGATTTCAACAGTGTGTATGACAATGATATCGCTGTCATAACCCTTCCTAGAACTCTCGAACTCAATG aatttattgCGGTTGCAAATCTCCCTTCTGGAGCTGACATTGAAAGCGATTTCATTGGCACGGAAGGTCTTCTTGCTGGTTGGGGCTCACCTGATG GCACCAACTCTTTGAGCCCAACTCTGCGCTTCACTCGCAACACGGTGATTGAAAAAGTCGACTGTGAGGCCCATTACGGTGTTGACTGGATGGGTCCCGGCAAGCTTTGCATCGAAACCCAAGACTTGAATGGACCTTGTTAT GGTGATGCTGGAAGCGGTCTGATCCGCGAAAGCGATAAAACGATCATTGGTACCTTTTCCTTCCTGGACACAAGAGGCTGCTTGGATGGTTTCGCAGTTGGTTTCATCCGGGTTGGTCAGTTCGTTGACTGGATTAATGGAATTGTAGGTGCATAg
- the LOC135944658 gene encoding hydroxysteroid dehydrogenase-like protein 1, whose product MEVLLWMAFLSTFLVVLAVAAYFGYAIAYIFYKYFVCVYFKKPIDLKQRYGSWAVITGGSQGIGKHYAIELAKRNINIVLVSRSEEKLRAVSQDIGEKYGVKTKYVVADLGSGRVATEKISSSIQGLDIGILVNNAATPGGLPNYFYDLQRNDIWNLLTLNICSLTDLVHLVLPGMKERRRGLIVNVSSVAALAPNPISSIYAASKAYVHSFSEAVKAECEGTGVEIQTLAPGYVDTGFIDGNKHYLPGFFNPTPENYAKSAVATIGHMKWTSGYWAHELQSVSLEFLPMGLRQVVMAMFVDTKKYKSI is encoded by the exons ATGGAGGTCCTCTTATGGATGGCCTTTCTCTCCACATTTCTGGTGGTGCTGGCTGTTGCGGCGTACTTCGGATATGCCATTGCttacattttttacaagtATTTCGTTTGcgtgtattttaaaaagccaATCGACTTGAAACAACGCTATGGCTCGTGGGCAG TAATCACCGGTGGCTCGCAAGGCATAGGAAAGCATTATGCAATCGAACTAGCGAAGAGGAACATAAATATTGTGTTAGTCAGCAGGAGCGAGGAGAAACTAAGAGCGGTGTCTCAAGACATAG GTGAAAAATACGGcgttaaaacaaaatacgtGGTTGCTGATTTAGGAAGCGGGAGAGTTGCAACTGAAAAAATTTCGTCGTCAATTCAAGGACTCGACATTGGAATTTTag TGAACAATGCTGCAACGCCGGGTGGCTTGCCGAATTACTTCTACGACCTACAGCGCAATGACATTTGGAATCTCCTGACGCTGAATATTTGCTCCCTCACTGATTTGGTCCACTTGGTTTTGCCTGGAATGAAAGAGCGACGCCGAGGATTGATCGTCAATGTTTCTTCCGTAGCTGCACTTGCACCGAACCCAATATCTTCAATTTACGCTGCGAGCAAG GCATATGTTCACAGTTTCTCTGAAGCCGTAAAAGCCGAATGCGAAGGAACGGGCGTAGAAATACAGACTTTGGCGCCGGGGTATGTGGACACTGGGTTTATTGACGGAAACAAACATTATCTGCCCGgcttttttaatccaacgccCGAAAATTATGCAAAGAGTGCAGTGGCCACAATAGGGCATATGAAGTGGACTTCGGGTTACTGGGCACACGAGCTTCAG agCGTATCGCTGGAATTTCTGCCGATGGGACTGCGCCAGGTCGTGATGGCTATGTTTGTCGACACGAAGAAATACAAAAGCATATAA
- the LOC135944656 gene encoding hydroxysteroid dehydrogenase-like protein 1, which produces MDLHLLSSLYSLVAFFCVARLVLSVISIWTKISYKYALSKWIFQQKDLVKKYGSWAVVTGSSDGIGKSLAKELAKRGMNIVLISNEEEKLKSVSADIESECSVQTIVIYADFSKTEEEYEKIFTVIDGLDVGILVNNAGTACGLPYLFENMSRQQIWTMMLVNMGAATALTHYILPKMISKGKGLIANMASTSSFAPTPYASLYAASKTFILSFSESLRHELKGTGVDVQVIHPFFVDTRVAENSKAPTLPKVLYPSADKYARSLSTMIGEDNITAGYLPHQIQFAISQSLPRCVQIWMAADFMAVRDFRKEQQSRKDR; this is translated from the exons ATGGACCTGCATTTACTCAGCTCTTTATATTCGTTGGTCGCTTTCTTCTGCGTCGCTCGCCTAGTTTTGAGTGTCATTTCTATTTGGACGAAGATTTCATACAAGTACGCGCTCTCGAAAtggatttttcagcaaaaggatctcgtgaaaaaatatggaaGTTGGGCAG TTGTCACTGGCAGCTCTGATGGTATTGGCAAAAGCCTGGCCAAGGAACTTGCCAAACGCGGAatgaatattgttttaatcagcaacgaagaggaaaaattaaaaagcgtttCCGCCGATATTG AGAGCGAATGCAGTGTACAAACGATAGTTATTTATGCTGACTTTAGCAAAACGGAGGAGGAatacgaaaaaatattcactgtCATTGATGGTCTTGATGTCGGAATTCTtg taaataacGCTGGCACAGCTTGCGGATTGCCTtacttgtttgaaaatatgtcTCGGCAACAAATATGGACCATGATGCTGGTTAACATGGGTGCCGCTACTGCACTGACTCATTACATCTTgccaaaaatgatttcaaaaggGAAAGGCCTGATCGCGAACATGGCATCGACCTCATCATTCGCACCAACACCTTACGCATCTCTCTATGCAGCTAGCAAG acatTCATCTTGAGCTTCTCTGAATCACTGAGGCACGAGTTGAAAGGAACAGGCGTCGATGTACAGGTTATCCACCCATTCTTTGTCGACACAAGAGTGGCTGAAAATAGCAAAGCCCCAACCCTGCCAAAAGTTTTATATCCATCGGCAGACAAGTACGCGAGAAGCTTGAGCACAATGATTGGAGAAGATAACATCACTGCTGGATATCTACCTCATCAAATCCAG TTTGCCATATCACAATCGCTGCCAAGGTGTGTGCAGATCTGGATGGCAGCTGATTTTATGGCGGTGCGTGACTTTCGCAAAGAGCAGCAATCAAGAAAAGAtcgctaa
- the LOC135944659 gene encoding inactive hydroxysteroid dehydrogenase-like protein 1, which yields MEFCLLVLSLLIGVPAIFLTWIVVQIAYVHIFSRFIKRPKDFVKAYGPWAVVTGSSDGIGKCYAFELAKRGMNIVLISNEDEKLHAVAEQLNKNHGIETKVIIADFTQTEDEHQKIFSVLRKLDIGILVNNVGTAAGLPKSFTEMSREQIWSIMMVNMCAATSMSHLVMPKMKSRGRGMIVNIASITAIAPAPLGALYAASKAYIRSFSEALEFECRGTGVHVQTVCPSFVKTNIMGNKAFDVPASAIYPLPETFVKNAVATIGNCKSTSGCLSHDILMTAFLFLPRSALTWIFYYIALTGARKDRRD from the exons ATGGAGTTTTGTTTGCTGGTTTTATCGCTTTTAATAGGAGTGCCCGCAATATTCTTGACCTGGATTGTAGTCCAGATCGCTTACGTGCACATCTTCTCTCGCTTCATCAAAAGGCCAAAAGATTTTGTGAAGGCTTATGGACCATGGGCAG TGGTCACTGGCAGCTCTGATGGAATTGGTAAATGCTACGCTTTTGAACTGGCTAAACGTGGAATGAATATTGTTCTTATTAGCAATGAAGACGAAAAGCTGCATGCTGTTGCAGAGCAGCTGA ATAAAAATCATGGCATCGAGACAAAAGTAATAATTGCCGATTTCACCCAGACAGAAGATGAGCATCAGAAAATATtctcagttttaagaaagcttGATATAGGAATACTTG taaacaacGTTGGCACAGCTGCAGGCCTCCCAAAGAGTTTTACGGAAATGTCGCGAGAGCAGATTTGGTCCATAATGATGGTCAACATGTGTGCAGCTACCTCAATGAGCCACTTAGTGATGCCCAAGATGAAGTCAAGGGGTCGAGGGATGATCGTCAACATCGCGTCGATTACCGCGATCGCCCCGGCACCTCTCGGTGCTCTCTATGCAGCAAGCAAG GCGTACATCAGGAGCTTTTCTGAAGCACTGGAATTTGAATGCAGAGGCACTGGCGTGCATGTTCAGACAGTGTGTCCATCTTTTGTAAAGACCAATATCATGGGTAACAAAGCTTTTGATGTTCCCGCTTCTGCAATTTATCCGCTGCCAGAGACATTTGTGAAGAATGCAGTTGCAACAATTGGAAACTGCAAATCTACTTCGGGTTGCCTCTCACATGACATCctg ATGACAGCATTTCTATTTTTGCCGCGAAGTGCACTTACCTGGATTTTTTACTACATTGCCCTGACCGGTGCAAGGAAAGACCGTAGAGATTAA
- the LOC135944660 gene encoding inactive hydroxysteroid dehydrogenase-like protein 1, producing the protein MEFLYLVLFYVEAFFALVILYVLLLNLVIIYKHLTCRYLKKPKDLRQCYGEWAVVTGGSYGIGKSYANELAQRKMNIILVSRSEEKLRQVAHEISLTHGVKTKYIVADLSQGQDAVDKIDKELTNLDVGILVNNAATAGGFPCQFKKVQRQSIYDMSSVNMSAVADLMYQVLPGMRARGRGLIVNVSSVASLGPLVNASVYSACKAYVANLSETIRIECASEGIDVQTLTPGFVQTALLHCDTKRNSLPNFLNPTPEVFAKSAVDTIGHMKLTSGTLWHDLQREFLELLPYSWRTGVMAYFLKST; encoded by the exons ATGGAGTTTTTGTATTTGGTGCTGTTTTACGTGGAGGCGTTCTTTGCTCTCGTGATCTTATATGTGCTGCTTCTCAACTTGGTGATCATATATAAGCATCTCACTTGCAGATACCTGAAGAAACCTAAGGACCTGCGACAATGCTACGGCGAGTGGGCAG TGGTGACTGGCGGGTCGTACGGGATTGGCAAGAGCTATGCGAATGAGTTAGCACAACGAAAAATGAACATCATCCTTGTCAGCCGCAGCGAGGAAAAGCTGCGACAGGTTGCTCACGAAATAT CTTTAACGCACGGCGTGAAAACTAAATACATTGTTGCTGATTTGAGCCAAGGCCAAGACGCAGTTGATAAAATTGACAAGGAGTTGACAAATTTGGACGTAGGAATTTTag TGAATAATGCAGCAACAGCAGGCGGCTTTCCATGCCAGTtcaaaaaagtgcagcgtcAAAGTATTTATGACATGTCATCTGTGAACATGAGTGCAGTGGCTGATCTGATGTACCAGGTGCTGCCTGGAATGCGTGCCAGGGGTCGAGGGTTGATTGTCAATGTTTCCTCGGTTGCTTCGCTCGGTCCACTAGTTAACGCTTCAGTCTATTCTGCATGCAAG GCCTACGTAGCCAATCTGTCGGAAACGATTCGAATCGAGTGTGCCAGTGAGGGCATCGACGTGCAGACCCTAACACCGGGATTTGTGCAAACAGCTCTCCTTCACTGCGACACAAAGAGGAACAGTctgcctaattttttaaacccaACACCTGAGGTGTTTGCCAAGAGTGCTGTCGACACAATCGGACACATGAAGCTCACCTCTGGCACTTTGTGGCACGATTTGCAG agaGAGTTTCTCGAGTTGCTGCCGTATTCCTGGCGTACTGGAGTGATGGCTTATTTCTTGAAATCAACGTGa
- the LOC135944661 gene encoding uncharacterized protein LOC135944661 codes for MIKNDNIMGKMYAREASRRVKEKLEADRREQERKEREQQSHASLKHAAHTRKSQVIDTNAEAAEFAAKQRKINLERKVKRQQELLELQQKLLEEHSREDAKAEERRLRAKEKQKNDLRRKSEEHKRWFEAKEDHQLAAMRARKVQRDRPDLLKRSPSVNEKEKKELKKNLSVDELPGTKEALRRIRKFRQEEKAKKEQEEQRIQELRRSKSEHRKDMVKNLVRKRAKSRTPDDKSCNSFGMLDMEDRIKGIKDMISMVILSSPEKEI; via the exons ATGATCAAAAACGATAATATTATGGGCAAGATGTACGCGCGAGAAGCGTCGCGGCGCGTCAAAGAGAAGCTTGAGGCCGATCGTCGCGAGCAGGAGCGCAAGGAACGCGAGCAGCAATCACATGCGAGCCTGAAACACGCCGCTCATACCCGTAAGAGCCAAGTCATCGACACCAACGCAGAGGCTGCTGAGTTCGCCGCTAAGCAGCGCAAAATCAACCTGGAACGCAAGGTCAAACGACAACAGGAGCTGCTTGAACTGCAGCAGAAATTGTTGGAGGAACACAGCAGGGAGGACGCTAAAGCGGAAGAGCGCAGGCTGAgggcaaaagaaaaacagaaaaacgaCCTTCGACGCAAGAGCGAGGAACATAAAAGG TGGTTTGAGGCCAAAGAGGACCATCAGCTAGCCGCTATGCGTGCAAGAAAGGTGCAGCGAGACCGCCCGGACCTGCTTAAGCGCTCGCCCAGTGTCAACGAGAAGGAAAAGAAGGAGCTAAAGAAAAATCTCAGTGTGGACGAGCTGCCAGGCACCAAGGAAGCGTTGCGTCGGATCAGAAAATTCCGACAAGAGGAGAAGGCGAAGAAGGAACAGGAAGAACAGCGAATACAAGAGCTGCGCAGGTCTAAGTCGGAGCACCGAAAGGATATGGTGAAAAACCTCGTGAGAAAAAGAGCGAAGTCGCGGACACCAGATGACAAGAGTTGCAACAGCTTTGGCATGCTCGACATGGAGGATCGCATTAAGGGAATCAAAGACATGATCAGCATGGTCATCTTATCCTCGCCGGAAAAAGAGATTTGA